Genomic window (Rosa chinensis cultivar Old Blush chromosome 6, RchiOBHm-V2, whole genome shotgun sequence):
GAATTGGTCAGTGAATCTTACTCACGGTTGTAATCTGGTTGGTTCTTGGATTGTGATTAGAACAAAATGGTTTGGAAGTAAAATCATGTATTTTTTGGCTTATTTTGTTGCTTTGTGGCAGATGAGTTATCcaaccaaaataaagaaacatcTTTGACTTCAAATCCTGTTGCTTTGTGGCAGatgagtttttttaattttcaataacTATTATGTCATTGTAAGAGCAGTTTGTTTTCTAGTTTTCATAGTTATAGATTCTTTTTTCAATTGGTTTTCAATTGTTGTATTGCCTCAAGTAGTTTGTTATTGTTAATCATGTTATGAAGGACCTCTTTTATTCTAAGTTGTTTGGTTTCATAATTACTACTGATTACCATTTGTCTTATGTAATTGcttggttttcaattttcacttGCCTTGATCATGAAGTATTCTCTTCTCTTGTTTTGACCAATGTTCTGCTCTTAAAACATGCGAGACCTTAATCGCCATTTGCATACCCTGTACTCTATGTGTTGCAAcctttttttttagtgtttccAATGAAATTATAAGAAGGGCTGTTGCAGGGTGTTATTTACTTGTCCTTCATGGTACTCACATATCTCATATTGcttttttctgtttgtttttcttaattAGATTCTTGGTTCATATGTATGTAGAAAAACGAAAATGGAGGTGTAAACCCAGACCATTGCAAAATGTTTGAGCTTACCCACGTCCACGATAATGAAAAACCTGATGAACCGAATTCTAAAGCTATTGTAAGCATCACTTATGACTTCTTGACATATTATTTTCAAGTTCTTAAGCATACTCAGCATTGATATTGTACTTACTGTGATCAATTGTACCAATTGTTTGATATAGGCCTTGATGAAGGACAAGATTGACAAGATGAAGACTACAAAGAGGGCATCCCAACTTCCAGAGGTTCTTAATGATTTTGAAATCAATGAAGTATATGCGTCTGTGCTTGGAAAAGAGACACGTGGAGGGGTGCGAGGATTTGGCATTGGAGCCATACCTGAACAAGTTCCTAGTGTACTAGTGCAGAAGTGATGTGTTCATTTAGAGGTACAAGCAATGAGAGAACAACATAAGGCTTGAGATTGAAACGATTCAGAAGGAGAGCCAAGAAAAGGAAGATAAGCATAAATGAACAAACGAACTTTGGCCACAAAAgataaatttcaaaatatggaGATTGCAATGAAAAAACAGGAAGCTCTTATGGCTTTGTTTCTTGGGGCATATGAGTCAAGTGATATGCTTGCTGCAGCTTTAAGAACGAAGGGTGGTTCTCTCCAACCATCGATGTGCCATATTCAATCTTCATATGAGCAGAACTTGGATGATGTTTTTTACATACCACATTGCTCTGAAGAATTGCAGCAGCAAGTTACCAGAAATTGAGGCACACTTCAGACTTCACCTTTTGGTTAGTAACAATTGTGCTTAAGGCCTCTGTGTGTTTGTTGTTTAGGACTTAATTTATGATCTCTCTAGTATATTGGTGGTAGCTACTTGATCATGGGATAAGTGCACAGCAGCTTTTAAGTTTAGCTTCATAGGCAGATTTAGGTTTTGGATGTATATTTGTGAAGTCTGATTTAGTTTAATAGTGTTCAACTACTATTTGGACTCTATAATAGTTTGTGTATATCTGTCAGGTATTATACCTAGAGTGGTTAATGTAATATTAAAGTATTAAATGAAGGATTCAAtatgtttttgtaattaaaattttattcatgtgaattttttttttttttggtattttgaatGAAACCCACAGACCAATTTGGTTTGTGTCCAGAATGAAAAAGGTTTAGAACAAATTCATgattgttgtagagaattggaaaaatgtattgtattcatctcaccaggtttatatagggttacatcatgtatacaaaaggcaatacataatagctagactaatcaatcgcacattacaagtatgtcaatcgcatacattacgagtctgtcaatcacatacattaagcaatacctattgcatgaatagtcattatcattcacaacactcccccttggatattccatgtcaatagtgttgcatctgctatgcgcttctaagttgcctcgtcaaaaaccttaccaagtaataaaaaccctgtgggaaaaaacaaccttagtagaaggagaaaaagagcacaacgtgcgtgaatgtggagtaatCGACATCCTTCAATACTcctccttgtgccgctcaaactcggtgatgactctttgattgttgcctcactaaaaaccttgccaggtaataaaaaccatgtgggacaagaaTAACtctggtcgaagggcaaaaagagtgttaatgtctaaaagtctagcggtagctggaccttagttaacgctgatccggcaggcggatcgatacctttgttgtgaatggttcccgttacctgtcaaataaaatacaatgggcgtcagagggagaccgcgccgggcggtcttcaactctccgatgcctaagttagtcaatgtatttatgttgacaaagtaacagtaggtaagtattgaatgcgtaataaatgaggagagaggagaggaccttttataggtgaggaagaggatgatcttctccttgttttcgatgtgggactgatggtgcttcagttcccagtttcagtagcttctgatgccatcttgacacggcgcgtggcggcgcgtcggcggtgctttggggttgatccggggctcaggcggtaacccggctaactgtctttacgtcagtcactcatatggtgggcgttggtacccccggtggtaccatgagcgtggctcattatagctaattatgcttgcaaatggacatgcatgtacaagtcccccaaatccccagtcaaggagggcaatcttggttggggagttgatcggcggtttgaagcgtttctcccgctagactttgcagaagcataattagcgtcagtgcgttgtcaaccatggatttactgagcaaacgctttgtgccctttcgggtgggcccctgctaggccccccagggagtcccccactccccggctaagatggacctccggatggtcgttgttattgtttgttgagggggagctgcacggagcagcgctgcacggagcagagggtgttgggttgcgagcccaatcttagcacccaggtgacgggggtcaacgtacctgatcagggctgtcgtagactgttgactagtccccgtgtcccgtagggacattctgaccgtaactccgcgtggcggcgttgtcagagaggcgtggcctcgggatctgccgctggcggaagtccccccgctagatgtagcaggaagcagcgtcaagtagacgtgcttggtattttattgagcggtgttgcgctgaataaagtacgcagcttgtcagatgagaaatggggtcagccagcggtgcgctgtgtagcggaggacgccccgtttaccaaatgaggagagaagctccgccggcggggtttcgctcagcggagactccgccacttggaagatgacaagtgaggatccgctggcggggtttcgctcagcggagactccgtcacttgggagatgacaagtgaggatccgctggcggggtttcgctcagcggagactccgtcacttgggagatgacaagtgaggatccgctggcggggtttcgctcagcggagactccgtcacttgggagatgacaagtgaggatccgctggcggggtttcgctcagcggagactccgtcacttgggagatgacaagtgaggatccgctggcggggtttcgctcagcggagactccgtcacttgggagatgacaagtgaggatggat
Coding sequences:
- the LOC112174548 gene encoding uncharacterized protein LOC112174548 isoform X2 — translated: MKNENGGVNPDHCKMFELTHVHDNEKPDEPNSKAIALMKDKIDKMKTTKRASQLPEVLNDFEINEVYASVLGKETRGGVRGFGIGAIPEQVPSVLVQK
- the LOC112174548 gene encoding uncharacterized protein LOC112174548 isoform X1; this translates as MFASVDHSEDDDSEEEDEKNENGGVNPDHCKMFELTHVHDNEKPDEPNSKAIALMKDKIDKMKTTKRASQLPEVLNDFEINEVYASVLGKETRGGVRGFGIGAIPEQVPSVLVQK